Proteins from a single region of Psilocybe cubensis strain MGC-MH-2018 chromosome 3, whole genome shotgun sequence:
- a CDS encoding Syntaxin-like protein psy1: MARDRLAAMRAQQQGNVSQNSYPTQASGNGGSRRPNPYAQQDDRSYEMADVRDSHTHLAPSSPANGAGGDMTAFYSELSSIQESLRAFNDNIARIGDLHSRSLNNMDDAAAQRNAAQLDELVQDTSALSTTLKRRIKALEAQGGPGRDGQIKKQQAAFVKSKFVEAIQNYQSVESQYRTKYKQRMERQFKIVKPDATPEEIRAVVNDEQGGQIFSQALMNSRYTESRAAYREVQERHEDIKRIERTLAELAQLFNDMSVLVEQQDETINVIQAQAANVEKDTEAGLQYTDKAVSSARAARKKRWICFVIIIIILAIIGIVVGVQVAKNNSNK, translated from the exons ATGGCCAGAGACAGACTTGCAGCCATGAGG GCTCAACAGCAAGGAAATGTGTCGCA AAACTCGTATCCGACGCAGGCGTCAGGAAACGGGGGGTCTCGCAGGCCGAACCCATACGCACAACAAGACGACCGTTCCTACGAAATGGCAGATGTTAGAGATAGCCACACCCACCTTGCCCCATCTTCGCCAGCGAACGGCGCAGGAGGAGACATGACAGCATTTTACAGCGAG CTTTCCTCCATCCAAGAGTCGCTTCGAGCATTCAATGACAATATTGCACGCATTGGTGATCTCCACTCTCGGTCACTCAACAACATGGACGATGCTGCCGCCCAGCGAAACGCAGCTCAGCTGGACGAATTGGTGCAAGATACAAGTGCACTCAGCACAACACTCAAGCGCCGCATCAAAGCATTGGAGGCTCAGGGTGGACCAGGTCGTGATGGACAGATAAAGAAGCAACAG GCGGCCTTTGTCAAGTCGAAGTTCGTTGAGGCGATTCAAAACTATCAATCAGTGGAGTCACAGTACCGTACGAAGTATAAGCAACGTATGGAAAGGCAGTTCAAGATTG TTAAACCGGATGCTACTCCTGAGGAAATCCGAGCTGTTGTCAATGATGAACAAGGTGGACAGATATTCAGTCAGGCT TTGATGAACTCTCGCTACACGGAATCCCGAGCGGCCTACAGGGAAGTGCAAGAGCGACACGAGGACATCAAACGCATTGAAAGAACACTTGCAGAGCTCGCTCAGCTATTCAACGAT ATGAGCGTCCTGGTCGAACAGCAGGACGAGACTATCAACGTCATTCAGGCCCAGGCTGCCAATGTCGAAAAGGATACAGAAGCTGG ACTGCAATATACCGACAAGGCTGTATCGTCTGCCCGTGCTGCTCGCAAAAAGCGATGGATATGcttcgtcatcatcatcattatccTCGCCATCATTGGGATTGTTGTTGGAGTTCAAGTCGCCAAGAACAATAGCAACAAATAA
- a CDS encoding putative argininosuccinate lyase, which produces MADAPTKQKLWGGRFTGKTDPLMHAFNQSLKYDQRMHAVDIRGSIAYAKSLTLVGILTKDEEKRIVKGLQDVGKEWEDGTFQPQEDDEDIHTANERRLSEIIGPLGGKLHTGRSRNDQVATDVRLWLLDQVKEAEKDLKALIRVLVERADNEKDYILPGYTHLQRGQPIRWAHLLLSYAFSFKNDLDRLRELVPRISVLPLGSGALAGNPFLVDREFLAKELGFLSIAENSLWGVADRDFIAEYMMWSSLVMTHMSKMAEDMIIYSTAEFGFITLSDAYSTGSSMMPQKKNPDSLELLRGKSGRIFGNMAGFMMTLKGLPSTYNKDLQEDKEPLFDTVDNISACLQIAEGVIATLEVHGEKMRAALTMDVLATDLADYLVRKGIPFRETHHISGRAVALAEARQCQINELTMQDFKALSKEFTDDIYKVFDFEASVERREAIGGTSRKMVERQIATLRAELEK; this is translated from the exons ATGGCAGACGCACCAACAAAACAGAAGCTCTGGGGCGGTCGATTCACAGGGAAAACAGACCCTCT TATGCATGCTTTTAACCAGTCTCTGAAATACGATCAGAGGATGCACGCTGTCGACATTAGAGGGTCGATTGCGTACGCGAAATCTTTGACGCTCGTTGGTATCTTGACAAAAGATGAAGAGAAAcgcatcgtcaaaggcctCCAGGATGTTGGGAAGGAATGGGAAGACGGTACT TTCCAACCTCAAGAGGATGACGAAGATATTCATACAGCCAACGAACGCCGCTTAAGTGAAATTATTGGTCCTCTGGGCGGAAAGCTCCACACTGGTCGTTCTCGTAACGACCAAGTTGCAACTGATGTCCGTCTCTGGCTGCTTGATCAAGTCAAAGAGGCAGAAAAGGACCTCAAGGCTCTTATTCGGGTACTTGTTGAACGGGCGGACAATGAAAAAGATTATATTCTTCCTGGTTATACCCACCTTCAG CGAGGGCAACCTATTCGATGGGCTCATCTCCTTTTGTCATATGCTTTCTCATTCAAAAATGACCTTGATCGACTCCGTGAACTTGTTCCCCGAATTTCAGTCTTGCCGCTGGGGAGCGGTGCATTGGCTGGAAACCCTTTCCTTGTTGACCGTGAATTCCTTGCGAAAGAGCTCGGGTTCCTATCTATTGCTGAAAATAGCTTATGGGGAGTCGCAGACCGCGACTTTATTGCCGAATACATGATGTGGTCTAGCTTGGTTATGACACACATGAGCAAGATGGCTGAAGACATGATTATTTATTCTACCGCAGAATTTGGTTTCATCACTCTCAGCGATGCTTACAG CACTGGATCCAGTATGATGCCACAGAAGAAGAATCCCGACTCTCTAGAGCTGCTCCGAGGAAAGAGTGGACGCATCTTTGGAAAT ATGGCTGGCTTtatgatgactttgaaaGGTCTTCCATCCACATACAACAAAGATCTTCAAGAAGACAAGGAGCCGCTGTTCGATACGGTCGATAATATCTCAGCATGCTTACAAATCGCTGAGGGCGTAATCGCGACCTTGGAG GTACACGGAGAAAAAATGCGTGCGGCTTTGACCATGGACGTCCTTGCGACAGACTTGGCGGACTACCTCGTTCGTAAAGGA ATCCCTTTCCGAGAGACGCATCACATTTCTGGACGTGCGGTTGCACTGGCTGAAGCTCGTCAATGCCAAATTAACGAACTCACCATGCAAGATTTCAAAGCCCTAAGCAAAGAATTTACTGACGATATTTACAAAGTTTTTGATTTCGAGGCAAGCGTCGAAAGAAGGGAAGCAATAGGAGGTACCAGCCGCAAAATGGTCGAAAGGCAGATCGCCACCCTTCGCGCTGAACTTGAAAAGTAG
- a CDS encoding AN1-type zinc finger protein TMC1, whose translation MPAKKRCQAGVGTDSRCSSAALRIVGECPQCSSHFCGTHRLPEQHNCSNLENCRQQAFERNKNKLESERTVASKMATA comes from the exons ATGCCTGCTAAGAAGCGATGTCAAGCCGGGGTCGGCACTGATTCTCGGTGCAGTTCTGCAGCCCTTCGCATTGTTGGCGAATGTCCCCAGTGCAGCTCTCATTTCTGCGGCACG CATCGTCTACCGGAGCAACATAACTGCAGCAATTTGGAGAACTGCAGGCAGCAAGCCTTCGAACGCAATAAGAACAAGCTAGAGAGCGAGCGAACTGTAGCGTCCAAGATGGCTACTGCGTAG